GCTCGAAAACCATCCCCATTCTGCGCCAACGCGGCCACGAGGCCATCGCCGCCGCACCCAATACCGGCGTCAACACCATCACGGGCGAGGGGCTCGAGGAGGTCATGGTCGGCACGGAGGTCGTCATCGATCTCGCCAATGCGCCCTCATGGGAAGACAAGGCGGTGCTGGAATTCTTCGAGACCTCCGGGCGCAATCTTCTCGACGCGGAGACCGCCGCCGGCGTCCGGCACCATGTCGCGGTCTCGATCGTCGGGACGGATCGGACGCCCGACAATGGCTATTTCCGGGCCAAGGTCGCTCAGGAGAGACTGATCGAGAAGTCCGGCATCCCCTACACCATCATCCGCTCGACTCAGTTCATGGAATTGCTGCCCCACATCGCGACGTCCGCTACCGAGGGAAGCACGGTCCGGGTGTCGCCCGGCCTGTTCCAGCCCATCGCGGCGGACGACGTGGCCGCCGCGGTCGCCGATGTGGCGCTGGCCGCGCCGCGAAACGGCATCGTCGAGATCGCCGGTCCGGAGCGCGCCCCGTTCGACGAAATCGTCGCCCGCTATCTGAAGGCCATCGGCGACCCGCGAACGGTCGTGCGGGACCCCGCGGCCCGCTACTACGGCGGGCGCGTCGAGGAACGCTCGCTCGTGCCGCTGGGCGACGCCCGCCTGGGCCGTATCGGTCTCGACGAATGGCTCCGCCGCTCACCCGCCAGAGCCTGATCCGGAAAGGGCGACCATGACGACCACACTCGTTGCGTTGGCGCTGCTCGGCCTCATGACCGGCACCGCGATGGCTCAGGAGCCCAAGGTCACCTCGCTCATGTCCAAGGATCTTCCGGAGGCGCCCGGCCGGGAAGTGCTGATGCTCACGGTCGAGCATGCCCCCGGCGGATCGAGCGCCATCCACCGGCACAATGCCCAGGCGTTCGTCTACGTGCTGGAGGGCTCGGTGGTGATGCAGCTGAAGGGGGGACAGCCGGTGACACTGACCGCGGGACAGAGCTTCTACGAAGGCCCGGACGACGTTCATCTCGTCGATCGGAATGCCAGCAGTACCCGGCCCGCGAAATTCCTGGTGGTCTTGATCAAGAAGAAGGGCGCCCCCGCGCTCGTGCCCGCGCAGTAGCGATTGGTCGATACGCGGCGCTATTCGCGCCGGCCGCGAAGCGGCCCGGCGCGAAGGCGTCGAGCGCGATCCGCGTGTCCCGACCGAGCACGAGATCGGCGATCGCGTGCCCCATGGCGGG
This sequence is a window from Candidatus Methylomirabilota bacterium. Protein-coding genes within it:
- a CDS encoding cupin domain-containing protein → MTTTLVALALLGLMTGTAMAQEPKVTSLMSKDLPEAPGREVLMLTVEHAPGGSSAIHRHNAQAFVYVLEGSVVMQLKGGQPVTLTAGQSFYEGPDDVHLVDRNASSTRPAKFLVVLIKKKGAPALVPAQ
- a CDS encoding SDR family oxidoreductase — its product is MKIVVIGGTGLIGSKTIPILRQRGHEAIAAAPNTGVNTITGEGLEEVMVGTEVVIDLANAPSWEDKAVLEFFETSGRNLLDAETAAGVRHHVAVSIVGTDRTPDNGYFRAKVAQERLIEKSGIPYTIIRSTQFMELLPHIATSATEGSTVRVSPGLFQPIAADDVAAAVADVALAAPRNGIVEIAGPERAPFDEIVARYLKAIGDPRTVVRDPAARYYGGRVEERSLVPLGDARLGRIGLDEWLRRSPARA